In Streptomyces sp. SN-593, a single genomic region encodes these proteins:
- a CDS encoding acyl-CoA dehydrogenase family protein, with amino-acid sequence MSAPTATRNVSEREARQVAEAAREQEWHRPSFAKELFLGRFRLDLIHPHPLPSPEAVATGEAFLARLGDFLRTEVDAARIEREALIPDEVVRGLKELGAFGMKIDTAYGGLGLTQVYYNKALAMVGSVSPAVGALLSAHQSIGVPQPLKMFGTQEQKDAFLPRCARTDISAFLLTEPDVGSDPARLATTAVPDGDDYLLDGVKLWTTNGVVADLLVVMARVPRSEGHPGGISAFVVEGDAEGVTVEHRNAFMGLRGIENGVTRLHRVRVPAAHRIGPEGAGLKIALTTLNTGRLSLPAACVGTAKWCLKVAREWSAAREQWGKPIAEHEAVGAKIAYMAATTFALEAVVDLSSQMADEDRNDIRIEAALAKLFGSEAAWKIADELVQVRGGRGFETADSLAARGERPIPAEQMLRDLRINRIFEGSTEIMHLLIAREAVDAHLSVAGDLIDPDSTLADKARAGARAGGFYARWLPKLVAGPGQLPTSYAEFGRLAGHLRFVERASRKLARSTFYAMSRWQGRMELKQNFLARIVDIGAELFAMSAVCVRAEHLAARGGNGAAARGLADAFCRQSRIRVEELFGRLWTNTDDADRRLARAVRDGAVGWLEEGIADTGAEGAWIADASPGPATTGNVRRPVR; translated from the coding sequence GTGTCCGCACCCACCGCAACGCGCAACGTCTCGGAACGCGAGGCCCGGCAGGTCGCCGAGGCCGCCCGCGAGCAGGAATGGCACCGGCCCAGCTTCGCCAAGGAGCTGTTCCTCGGCCGGTTCCGGCTCGACCTGATCCACCCGCACCCGCTGCCCTCGCCCGAGGCGGTGGCGACGGGCGAGGCGTTCCTCGCCCGGCTCGGCGACTTCCTGCGGACCGAGGTGGACGCCGCCCGGATCGAGCGCGAGGCGCTCATCCCCGACGAGGTGGTGCGCGGTCTGAAGGAGCTGGGCGCCTTCGGCATGAAGATCGACACGGCCTACGGCGGCCTCGGCCTCACCCAGGTGTACTACAACAAGGCGCTGGCCATGGTCGGCTCGGTGAGCCCCGCGGTGGGCGCGCTGCTGTCGGCCCACCAGTCGATCGGCGTGCCACAGCCGCTGAAGATGTTCGGCACCCAGGAGCAGAAGGACGCCTTCCTGCCGCGCTGCGCGCGCACCGACATCAGCGCCTTCCTGCTCACCGAGCCGGACGTCGGCTCCGATCCGGCCCGGCTGGCCACCACGGCGGTGCCGGACGGGGACGACTACCTGCTCGACGGCGTCAAGCTGTGGACCACCAACGGCGTCGTCGCCGACCTGCTCGTGGTGATGGCCCGGGTGCCGCGGTCCGAGGGCCACCCCGGCGGCATCAGCGCCTTCGTGGTCGAGGGGGACGCCGAGGGCGTCACCGTGGAGCACCGCAACGCCTTCATGGGGTTGCGCGGCATCGAGAACGGCGTCACCCGCCTGCACCGGGTACGGGTGCCCGCGGCCCACCGGATCGGCCCCGAGGGCGCCGGCCTGAAGATCGCGCTCACCACCCTGAACACCGGCCGGCTCTCGCTGCCCGCGGCCTGCGTCGGAACGGCCAAGTGGTGCCTGAAGGTGGCCAGGGAGTGGTCGGCCGCCCGCGAGCAGTGGGGCAAGCCGATCGCCGAGCACGAGGCGGTCGGCGCGAAGATCGCCTACATGGCGGCCACCACGTTCGCCCTGGAGGCGGTGGTCGACCTCTCCTCGCAGATGGCCGACGAGGACCGCAACGACATCCGCATCGAGGCCGCGCTCGCCAAGCTCTTCGGCTCCGAGGCGGCCTGGAAGATCGCCGACGAGCTGGTGCAGGTCCGCGGCGGCCGCGGCTTCGAGACCGCCGACTCGCTCGCCGCCCGCGGCGAGCGCCCGATCCCCGCCGAGCAGATGCTGCGCGACCTGCGGATCAACCGGATCTTCGAGGGCTCCACCGAGATCATGCACCTGCTGATCGCCCGCGAGGCCGTGGACGCCCACCTGTCGGTCGCCGGCGACCTCATCGACCCCGACAGCACCCTTGCCGACAAGGCCAGGGCGGGCGCCAGGGCCGGCGGCTTCTACGCCCGGTGGCTGCCGAAGCTCGTCGCCGGTCCGGGCCAGCTTCCCACCTCCTACGCGGAGTTCGGCCGGCTCGCCGGACACCTGCGGTTCGTCGAGCGCGCCTCCCGCAAGCTCGCGCGCAGCACCTTCTACGCCATGTCCCGCTGGCAGGGCCGGATGGAGCTGAAGCAGAACTTCCTGGCCAGGATCGTGGACATCGGGGCCGAGCTGTTCGCGATGAGCGCGGTGTGCGTGCGCGCCGAGCACCTGGCCGCCCGGGGCGGGAACGGTGCGGCCGCCCGCGGGCTCGCCGACGCGTTCTGCCGCCAGTCCCGGATCCGGGTGGAGGAGCTGTTCGGCCGGCTGTGGACCAACACCGACGACGCCGACCGCCGCCTGGCCCGGGCGGTCCGCGACGGCGCGGTCGGCTGGCTGGAGGAGGGCATCGCGGACACCGGTGCGGAGGGCGCGTGGATCGCCGACGCGAGCCCGGGCCCGGCCACCACCGGGAACGTGCGGCGCCCGGTGCGCTGA
- the dxr gene encoding 1-deoxy-D-xylulose-5-phosphate reductoisomerase codes for MTDALADPHYRPHVPAGPDDGPREIVILGSTGSIGTQAIDVVLRNPDRFRVVALSAAGGRVALLAEQAHRLDVRTVAVADEKAVPALREALAGHYGGRPLPEILAGPQAATEAAALPCHSVLNGITGSIGLRPTLAALAADRVLILANKESLIVGGPLVKALAKPGQVVPVDSEHSALFQALLGGARAEVRKLVVTASGGPFRGRTRAELAGVTVEQAMAHPTWDMGPVVTINSATLVNKGLEVIEAHLLFDVPFDRIEVVVHPQSYIHSMVEFTDGSTLAQVSPPDMRMPIALGLGWPHRVPDAAPGVDWTKAATWEFFPLDDDAFPSVALARHVGSLGGTAPAVFNAANEECVEAFRAGRLPFTGIVDTVAKVVEEHGTPASGTRLRVEDVLEAETWARARAGELAQATEAAGV; via the coding sequence ATGACGGACGCTCTCGCTGACCCGCACTACCGCCCGCACGTGCCCGCCGGACCCGACGACGGGCCCCGGGAGATCGTGATCCTCGGCTCGACCGGCTCGATCGGCACCCAGGCCATCGACGTGGTGCTGCGCAACCCCGACCGGTTCCGGGTGGTCGCGCTGTCCGCCGCGGGCGGGCGGGTCGCGCTGCTGGCCGAGCAGGCGCACCGGCTGGACGTGCGCACCGTCGCCGTCGCCGACGAGAAGGCGGTCCCCGCGCTGCGCGAGGCGCTGGCCGGGCACTACGGCGGCCGGCCGCTGCCGGAGATCCTCGCCGGGCCGCAGGCCGCCACCGAGGCCGCGGCCCTGCCGTGCCACTCCGTGCTGAACGGCATCACCGGCTCCATCGGCCTGCGGCCCACACTCGCCGCGCTGGCCGCCGACCGGGTGCTGATCCTCGCCAACAAGGAGTCGCTGATCGTCGGCGGCCCGCTGGTGAAGGCGCTCGCCAAGCCCGGCCAGGTCGTGCCGGTCGACTCCGAGCACTCCGCGCTCTTCCAGGCGCTGCTGGGCGGTGCCCGCGCCGAGGTCCGCAAGCTGGTCGTCACCGCCTCCGGCGGGCCGTTCCGCGGCCGCACCCGCGCCGAACTGGCCGGTGTCACCGTCGAGCAGGCGATGGCCCACCCGACCTGGGACATGGGGCCGGTGGTGACGATCAACTCCGCGACCCTGGTCAACAAGGGCCTGGAGGTCATCGAGGCGCACCTGCTCTTCGACGTCCCCTTCGACCGGATCGAGGTCGTCGTCCACCCGCAGTCCTACATTCACTCGATGGTGGAGTTCACCGACGGCTCCACCCTCGCGCAGGTCAGCCCGCCCGACATGCGGATGCCGATCGCGCTGGGCCTGGGCTGGCCGCACCGGGTGCCGGACGCCGCGCCGGGCGTCGACTGGACGAAGGCGGCCACCTGGGAGTTCTTCCCGCTCGACGACGACGCGTTCCCCTCCGTCGCACTGGCCCGACATGTCGGTAGCCTCGGGGGCACCGCGCCCGCGGTGTTCAACGCGGCCAACGAGGAATGCGTCGAAGCCTTCCGCGCCGGCCGGCTGCCGTTCACCGGGATCGTGGACACCGTCGCCAAGGTCGTCGAGGAGCACGGCACACCGGCGTCGGGAACTCGGCTGCGGGTCGAGGACGTCCTCGAAGCGGAGACCTGGGCGCGGGCCCGGGCCGGCGAACTGGCGCAAGCAACGGAGGCAGCAGGCGTATGA
- the ispG gene encoding flavodoxin-dependent (E)-4-hydroxy-3-methylbut-2-enyl-diphosphate synthase: protein MTAISLGMPDVPTKLADRRKSRQIQVGSVAVGGDAPVSVQSMTTTRTSDIGATLQQIAELTASGCQIVRVACPTQDDADALATIARKSQIPVIADIHFQPKYVFAAIDAGCAAVRVNPGNIKQFDDKVKEIAKAASAARVPIRIGVNAGSLDRRLLEKYGKATPEALVESALWEASLFEEHDFRDIKISVKHNDPVVMVNAYRLLAQKCDYPLHLGVTEAGPAFQGTIKSAVAFGALLAEGIGDTIRVSLSAPPAEEVKVGIQILESLNLRQRRLEIVSCPSCGRAQVDVYKLADQVSAGLDGMEVPLRVAVMGCVVNGPGEAREADLGVASGNGKGQIFVKGEVIKTVPESQIVETLIEEAMKLAEQMEAAGVASGEPQVSIS from the coding sequence ATGACCGCGATTTCGCTCGGTATGCCGGATGTTCCGACCAAACTCGCCGACCGCCGCAAAAGCCGTCAGATCCAGGTCGGAAGTGTCGCGGTGGGCGGCGACGCGCCGGTCTCCGTGCAGTCGATGACCACCACCCGCACCTCCGACATCGGTGCCACCCTCCAGCAGATCGCCGAGCTGACCGCGTCCGGCTGCCAGATCGTCCGGGTCGCCTGCCCCACGCAGGACGACGCCGACGCGCTGGCCACCATCGCGAGGAAGTCGCAGATCCCGGTCATCGCCGACATCCACTTCCAGCCGAAGTACGTCTTCGCGGCGATCGACGCGGGCTGCGCGGCGGTCCGGGTCAACCCCGGCAACATCAAGCAGTTCGACGACAAGGTCAAGGAGATCGCCAAGGCCGCCTCGGCGGCGCGCGTGCCGATCCGGATCGGCGTCAACGCCGGCTCGCTGGACCGCCGGCTGCTGGAGAAGTACGGCAAGGCCACCCCGGAGGCGCTGGTCGAGTCCGCGCTGTGGGAGGCGTCGCTCTTCGAGGAGCACGACTTCCGCGACATCAAGATCTCCGTGAAGCACAACGACCCGGTGGTCATGGTCAACGCCTACCGGCTGCTCGCGCAGAAGTGCGACTACCCGCTGCACCTCGGCGTCACCGAGGCCGGTCCGGCCTTCCAGGGCACCATCAAGTCCGCGGTCGCCTTCGGCGCGCTGCTCGCCGAGGGCATCGGCGACACCATCCGGGTCTCGCTCTCGGCGCCGCCGGCCGAGGAGGTCAAGGTCGGCATCCAGATCCTGGAGTCGCTGAACCTGCGCCAGCGCCGGCTGGAGATCGTCTCCTGCCCGTCCTGCGGCCGCGCCCAGGTCGACGTCTACAAGCTCGCCGACCAGGTCTCCGCGGGTCTGGACGGCATGGAGGTCCCGCTGCGGGTCGCCGTCATGGGCTGCGTCGTCAACGGCCCCGGTGAGGCCCGCGAGGCCGACCTCGGCGTCGCCTCCGGCAACGGCAAGGGGCAGATCTTCGTCAAGGGCGAGGTCATCAAGACCGTGCCCGAGTCGCAGATCGTGGAGACCCTGATCGAGGAGGCCATGAAGCTGGCCGAGCAGATGGAGGCGGCCGGTGTCGCGTCCGGCGAGCCGCAGGTGAGCATCTCCTGA
- a CDS encoding GNAT family N-acetyltransferase, with the protein MLTQPTARVLEPGDLDAALAVLDRDPVANAFVTSRVNIAGLDPWRLGGEMWGWYSGGRLTSLCYAGANLVPICATPEAVSAFADRARRAGRRCSSIVGPAEATADLWARLEPYWGPAREIRARQPLMTTRALPADVAPDPLVRRVRRNEMEVVMPACVAMFTEEVGISPLAGDGGLLYQARVAELVSAGRAFARIENGEVVFKAELGAVTRHTCQIQGVWVAPAYRGRGLSETGMAAVLHYALRDVAPVASLYVNDFNTPARAAYRRVGFTEVGALMSVLF; encoded by the coding sequence GTGCTGACCCAACCGACCGCGCGCGTCCTCGAACCCGGCGACCTCGACGCCGCCCTCGCGGTGCTGGACCGCGACCCGGTCGCCAACGCCTTCGTCACCTCCCGGGTGAACATCGCCGGCCTCGACCCGTGGCGGCTCGGCGGCGAGATGTGGGGCTGGTACTCCGGCGGACGCCTCACCTCGCTGTGCTACGCGGGCGCCAACCTCGTGCCGATCTGCGCGACGCCCGAGGCGGTCAGCGCCTTCGCCGACCGGGCCCGCCGGGCCGGCCGCCGCTGCTCGTCGATCGTCGGCCCGGCCGAGGCGACCGCCGACCTGTGGGCGCGCCTCGAACCGTACTGGGGCCCGGCCCGGGAGATCCGTGCCCGGCAGCCCCTGATGACCACGCGCGCGCTGCCCGCCGACGTCGCCCCCGACCCGCTCGTGCGCCGGGTCCGGCGCAACGAGATGGAGGTGGTCATGCCCGCGTGCGTGGCCATGTTCACCGAGGAGGTCGGGATCTCGCCGCTGGCCGGCGACGGCGGGCTGCTGTACCAGGCACGGGTCGCCGAACTCGTCTCCGCCGGGCGGGCGTTCGCCCGGATCGAGAACGGCGAGGTGGTCTTCAAGGCGGAACTCGGCGCCGTCACCCGGCACACCTGCCAGATCCAGGGCGTCTGGGTCGCGCCCGCGTACCGCGGCCGCGGGCTGTCCGAGACCGGCATGGCCGCGGTGCTGCACTACGCCCTGCGCGACGTCGCCCCGGTCGCCAGCCTCTACGTCAACGACTTCAACACCCCCGCGCGCGCCGCCTACCGCCGTGTCGGCTTCACCGAGGTCGGCGCCCTGATGTCGGTCCTCTTCTGA
- a CDS encoding GNAT family N-acetyltransferase: MENVVVRPCALAEHVDEALAVQAKAFGLGPEEVAIRRQIVLRHLACAGARAWAAHHTVDGRMVGFVYGLPNDRGHWWSSVVQPYLRAQDNDGWLDDSFVITELHVLPDFQARGIGRRLITEITDTATEPRSILSAIDGESPARHLYRTLGYRDLARPVHFPSAPRPYAVMGAHLPLPRPPA; encoded by the coding sequence ATGGAGAACGTGGTGGTCCGCCCGTGCGCGCTCGCCGAGCACGTGGACGAGGCGCTGGCCGTGCAGGCGAAGGCGTTCGGGCTCGGCCCCGAAGAGGTCGCGATCCGCCGGCAGATCGTGCTGCGCCACCTGGCCTGCGCCGGCGCGCGGGCCTGGGCCGCGCACCACACGGTCGACGGCCGGATGGTCGGGTTCGTCTACGGCCTGCCCAACGACCGCGGGCACTGGTGGTCGAGCGTGGTCCAGCCGTACCTGCGGGCGCAGGACAACGACGGCTGGCTCGACGACTCCTTCGTGATCACCGAACTGCATGTGCTGCCCGACTTCCAGGCCCGCGGCATCGGCCGGCGGCTGATCACCGAGATCACCGACACCGCCACCGAGCCGCGCAGCATCCTCTCCGCGATCGACGGCGAGAGCCCCGCCCGGCACCTCTACCGCACCCTCGGCTACCGCGACCTGGCCCGCCCGGTGCACTTCCCCAGCGCCCCCCGCCCCTACGCGGTGATGGGCGCCCACCTCCCCCTGCCGCGCCCCCCGGCGTAG
- a CDS encoding aminoglycoside phosphotransferase family protein: MSAAAHEGGAEDGRAARVVLEPPERLTRTVTAWEGEAGRRWLARLPETVAGYLDRWGLTAERVFAAGGQISMIVLVRTDDGTPAVLKVGMVNRETAQEHAALACWGGHSAVRLLRADPEQGVMLLERLHADVSLRSLAEPKAMLEAAGVLQRLWVPPGAGHPFTTVEEYTGELVPLLRERRERAYAQDARPLVDEALADREHLVGTASEAVLLHGDFHHGNVLAGDRLPWLAIDPKPLVGERAYDLAWLVRDRLATLAAQPGSRAAARRRLAKLADAVEVDPERLRGWSRFRAVEAGVWSLSVGDTADAELLLEFATWL; the protein is encoded by the coding sequence ATGAGCGCAGCGGCGCACGAGGGCGGGGCCGAGGACGGCCGGGCGGCGCGCGTGGTCCTCGAACCGCCCGAGCGGCTCACCCGCACCGTCACCGCCTGGGAGGGGGAGGCCGGCCGGCGGTGGCTGGCCCGGCTGCCGGAGACGGTCGCCGGCTACCTCGACCGCTGGGGGCTCACCGCGGAGCGGGTCTTCGCCGCCGGCGGCCAGATCAGCATGATCGTGCTGGTCCGCACGGACGACGGCACACCGGCGGTGCTCAAGGTCGGCATGGTCAACCGGGAGACCGCGCAGGAGCACGCCGCGCTGGCGTGCTGGGGCGGGCACAGCGCGGTGCGGCTGCTGCGGGCGGACCCGGAGCAGGGCGTGATGCTGCTGGAGCGGCTGCACGCCGACGTGTCGCTGCGCTCGCTGGCCGAGCCGAAGGCGATGCTGGAGGCGGCCGGGGTGCTCCAGCGGCTGTGGGTGCCGCCCGGGGCCGGGCACCCGTTCACCACCGTCGAGGAGTACACCGGCGAGCTGGTGCCGCTGCTGCGGGAGCGCCGGGAGCGGGCGTACGCGCAGGACGCGCGGCCGCTGGTCGACGAGGCGCTGGCCGACCGGGAGCACCTGGTCGGCACCGCGTCCGAGGCCGTGCTGCTGCACGGCGACTTCCACCACGGGAACGTGCTCGCCGGGGACCGCCTGCCGTGGCTGGCGATCGACCCCAAGCCGCTGGTCGGCGAGCGGGCCTACGACCTGGCGTGGCTCGTGCGGGACCGGCTCGCGACCCTCGCCGCGCAGCCGGGCTCCCGGGCGGCGGCCCGGCGGCGCCTGGCGAAGCTCGCGGACGCGGTGGAGGTGGACCCCGAGCGGCTGCGCGGCTGGTCGCGCTTCCGCGCGGTCGAGGCGGGTGTCTGGAGCCTGTCCGTCGGCGACACCGCCGACGCCGAACTCCTCCTGGAGTTCGCCACCTGGCTGTGA
- a CDS encoding ferritin-like domain-containing protein, with the protein MTTIVDAAQAALAAEHAAVYGYGVVGGQVAGSRRAEAQQAYDAHRARRDVMARTVADLGAVPVAAAAGYDLPFAVTGPAGAVRLAGYLEDRVAGAYGDLVAAAIGGIRQDAAAAMREAAVRAVRWTGGGVAFPGVAEER; encoded by the coding sequence ATGACCACGATCGTCGACGCCGCGCAGGCCGCCCTCGCCGCCGAGCACGCGGCCGTCTACGGATACGGCGTGGTCGGCGGCCAGGTGGCCGGCTCCCGCAGGGCCGAGGCGCAGCAGGCGTACGACGCGCACCGCGCCCGCCGCGACGTGATGGCCCGCACCGTGGCGGATCTGGGCGCGGTCCCGGTGGCCGCGGCCGCGGGCTACGACCTGCCCTTCGCGGTGACCGGGCCGGCCGGCGCGGTGCGGCTGGCCGGATACCTGGAGGACCGCGTCGCGGGCGCGTACGGCGACCTGGTGGCGGCCGCGATAGGCGGGATACGGCAGGACGCGGCGGCCGCGATGCGGGAGGCGGCGGTGCGTGCCGTGCGCTGGACCGGCGGCGGCGTAGCCTTCCCCGGGGTGGCCGAGGAGCGCTGA